From a single Rutidosis leptorrhynchoides isolate AG116_Rl617_1_P2 chromosome 5, CSIRO_AGI_Rlap_v1, whole genome shotgun sequence genomic region:
- the LOC139847123 gene encoding probable phospholipid-transporting ATPase 8, producing MVFGKHDKVQFSKIYSFSCFRPSTRDEHGQIGQKGYSRVVYCNDPDHPEAVQFRYRSNYVSTTKYTAVNFLPKSLFEQFRRVANMYFLVVACVSFSPLAPFRASSILYPLMLVIGATMAKEGIEDWRRRRQDIKANNRKIHVYRNNSFSESKWKDLRVGDLVKVYKDEYFPADLLLLSSSYPDGICYVETMNLDGETNLKLKHAFDVTASLHDDNSFDQFKAVVKCEDPNEDLYSFIGNLSYNNEPHPLSIKQLLLRDSKLRNTEYVYGVVIFTGHDTKVMKNATDPPSKRSKIERRMDKIIYILFSTLISISFIGSIFFGIRTNRDLNHGSYGRWYLEPSRTTALYDPERPALAALLHFLTGLMLYGYLIPISLYVSIEMVKVLQSIFINQDQDMYHEETNRPARARTSNLNEELGQVDTILSDKTGTLTCNSMEFVKCSIAGVAYGRGMTEVELALAKRKNIEQPDISNTSSTSNDEIMNSGKSIKGFNFRDERIMNGQWVNEFHSDIIQKFFRVLAICHTAIPDVNKETGELTYEAESPDEAAFVIAAREIGFEFFQRTQTSIYLHEYENGKKVDRSYELLNMIEFSSARKRMSVIVRNAENQLFLLCKGADSVIFERLTKNSQPFENETRNHINMYAEAGLRTLVIAYRPLDEEEYKAWEQEFFKAKTSVSLDRDALVDAAADKIERDLILLGATAVEDKLQKGVPECIEKLANAGIKIWVLTGDMMETAINIGYACRLLVQGMTQIVITLDSPDIIALEKLNDRAAISKASRESVKKQLREGRSQLDLAKSSSGLFALIIDGRSLTYALEQNLESTFLDVAIDCSSVICCRSSPKQKALVTKMVKEGTGKTTLAIGDGANDVGMLQEADIGVGISGVEGMQAVMASDFAIAQFRFLERLLLVHGHWCYRRIAMMICYFFYKNIAFGFTLFWFEAHASFSGQPAYNDWYMSFYNVFFTSLPVIALGVFDQDVSARLCLKYPLLYQEGVQNILFNWPRILGWMFNGVLSSMIIFFICKNSTIHQAFRQDGYVIDYEILGVLMYSCVVWTVNCQMALSINYFTWIQHFFIWGSIFFWYVFLIIYGYLTPEWSTTAYRVFVEACAPSPFFWMTTLLVVVSTLLPYFLYRAFQTRFHPMYHDEIQRRRFEGCEVVTPSDLPGRVKDKMEHLSERMRHSHREI from the exons ATGGTGTTTGGTAAGCATGATAAGGTGCAGTTTAGTAAAATATATTCATTTTCGTGTTTTCGACCTTCAACAAGGGACGAACATGGTCAAATTGGGCAAAAAGGTTACTCTAGAGTTGTGTATTGTAATGATCCTGATCATCCTGAGGCGGTTCAGTTTAGATACAGGAGTAATTATGTGTCTACGACTAAGTATACGGCGGTTAATTTCCTTCCAAAGTCTTTGTTTGAGCAATTTAGGCGAGTTGCGAATATGTATTTTCTTGTTGTAGCTTGTGTTTCGTTTAGTCCTTTGGCTCCGTTTCGAGCTTCTAGTATTCTTTACCCTTTGATGTTGGTGATTGGGGCAACAATGGCAAAGGAAGGTATAGAAGATTGGAGACGTCGAAGGCAG GACATAAAGGCCAACAATAGAAAGATCCATGTTTACAGAAATAACTCATTTTCTGAAAGCAAATGGAAAGATTTACGTGTTGGTGATCTCGTTAAGGTTTATAAAGACGAATATTTTCCCGCAGATCTTCTTCTCCTTTCATCAAGCTACCCAGATGGAATATGTTACGTCGAAACTATGAATCTCGATGGCGAGACTAATCTGAAGTTGAAACATGCATTTGATGTCACAGCTTCATTACATGATGACAACTCGTTTGACCAATTTAAGGCAGTGGTCAAATGTGAAGATCCAAACGAAGATCTGTACTCATTTATTGGAAACTTGAGCTACAATAATGAACCGCATCCACTTTCAATCAAGCAGCTACTATTAAGAGACTCGAAGCTAAGAAATACGGAGTACGTTTACGGAGTGGTTATTTTCACGGGTCACGATACTAAGGTCATGAAAAACGCAACCGATCCACCTTCAAAAAGAAGTAAAATAGAGAGGCGAATGGATAAGATAATCTACATCCTTTTTAGTACTTTGATTTCAATATCGTTCATCGGTTCGATCTTTTTTGGTATAAGAACTAATCGAGACTTGAACCATGGAAGTTATGGAAGGTGGTATCTTGAACCCAGTCGTACAACTGCTCTTTATGACCCTGAAAGACCTGCACTAGCTGCACTTTTACATTTCTTGACTGGACTTATGTTGTATGGCTATTTAATCCCAATATCATTGTATGTTTCCATTGAGATGGTAAAGGTGTTGCAAAGTATATTTATAAATCAAGATCAAGACATGTACCATGAAGAAACAAACAGGCCAGCTCGTGCTCGAACATCAAATTTAAATGAAGAACTGGGTCAAGTTGATACCATATTGTCTGACAAAACTGGTACGTTAACGTGCAACTCAATGGAGTTCGTTAAATGTTCAATAGCAGGCGTTGCTTATGGTCGTGGTATGACAGAAGTCGAATTGGCTCTGGCAAAACGGAAAAATATTGAGCAACCTGATATTAGTAATACTTCAAGTACATCGAATGATGAAATTATGAATTCAGGCAAATCGATTAAAGGTTTCAACTTTAGAGATGAGCGGATTATGAATGGGCAATGGGTTAATGAATTTCATTCGGATATTATACAAAAGTTCTTTAGAGTTTTGGCCATATGCCATACAGCTATACCTGATGTTAATAAGGAAACGGGTGAACTTACATACGAAGCTGAGTCACCAGATGAAGCTGCTTTTGTCATAGCTGCTAGGGAAATAGGTTTCGAGTTCTTCCAAAGGACACAAACAAGTATCTATTTGCATGAATATGAGAACGGCAAAAAAGTTGACAG ATCATACGAGCTTCTTAATATGATCGAGTTCAGCAGTGCTCGTAAGAGGATGTCAGTAATTGTTAGAAATGCCGAAAATCAGCTTTTCTTACTTTGCAAGGGTGCTGACAG TGTCATCTTTGAAAGGCTTACTAAAAACAGTCAACCGTTTGAGAATGAAACTAGGAATCATATCAACATGTATGCCGAGGCAGGCTTAAGGACTTTAGTAATTGCATATCGCCCCCTTGATGAAGAAGAATATAAAGCATGGGAACAAGAGTTTTTTAAAGCCAAAACTTCAGTCTCACTTGACCGGGACGCTTTGGTAGATGCAGCTGCTGACAAGATTGAAAGAGACTTAATTCTACTCGGTGCTACTGCAGTCGAGGACAAACTTCAAAAGGGG GTTCCTGAATGCATAGAGAAGCTTGCAAATGCTGGAATTAAGATTTGGGTCTTGACGGGTGATATGATGGAGACTGCAATTAATATAGG GTATGCTTGTCGTTTGCTGGTCCAAGGAATGACACAAATTGTGATCACGTTAGATTCACCGGATATTATTGCTTTAGAAAAGCTAAATGATAGGGCGGCCATTTCCAAG GCATCTAGAGAAAGTGTAAAGAAGCAATTAAGAGAAGGAAGATCACAGCTTGATTTAGCAAAAAGTAGCTCTGGCTTGTTTGCTTTAATAATTGACGGGAGATCTTTAACTTATGCTCTTGAGCAAAATCTCGAAAGCACATTTTTAGACGTTGCAATTGATTGCTCTTCTGTCATTTGCTGCCGCTCTTCCCCTAAACAAAAAGCTCTT GTTACCAAGATGGTTAAAGAAGGAACAGGAAAGACCACATTAGCAATCGGTGATGGGGCAAATGATGTTGGGATGCTTCAAGAGGCTGATATTGGTGTCGGGATTAGTGGTGTCGAAGGAATGCAG GCTGTGATGGCAAGTGACTTTGCAATAGCTCAATTTCGTTTTCTCGAGCGATTGTTGTTGGTACATGGACATTGGTGTTATAGGCGAATAGCCATGATG ATATGTTACTTCTTCTACAAAAACATTGCTTTTGGATTCACACTTTTTTGGTTTGAGGCCCATGCTTCTTTCTCTGGGCAACCTGCTTATAACGATTGGTACATGTCGTTTTACAATGTTTTCTTCACTTCACTTCCTGTCATCGCTCTTGGTGTTTTCGATCAGGACGTTTCCGCACGACTCTGTCTCAAG TATCCGTTGTTGTATCAAGAGGGAGTACAAAATATACTCTTCAACTGGCCAAGAATACTCGGGTGGATGTTCAACGGGGTTTTGAGTTCCATGATCATATTCTTCATTTGCAAAAACTCAACAATCCACCAAGCTTTTCGTCAAGACGGTTATGTCATCGATTACGAAATTCTCGGAGTCTTAATGTACTCTTGCGTTGTTTGGACCGTCAACTGCCAGATGGCTTTATCCATCAACTACTTCACATGGATACAACACTTTTTCATTTGGGGAAGTATCTTCTTTTGGTATGTATTTTTGATCATTTACGGGTACCTAACACCCGAATGGTCGACAACAGCTTATCGTGTTTTTGTGGAAGCATGTGCCCCGAGCCCCTTCTTTTGGATGACCACGTTGTTGGTGGTCGTTTCGACTCTATTACCTTATTTTCTTTATAGAGCGTTTCAAACACGGTTTCATCCAATGTATCATGACGAAATTCAAAGACGACGGTTTGAAGGGTGCGAGGTCGTTACTCCTAGTGATTTGCCAGGAAGGGTGAAAGACAAAATGGAGCATTTGAGTGAGAGAATGAGACATAGCCACAGGGAGATATAA